In one window of Bifidobacterium sp. WK041_4_12 DNA:
- a CDS encoding LytR C-terminal domain-containing protein — protein sequence MTVPKPFDERQARKQFIRRRQKLVFTITVVVLAVALVLSLLVALGGLGKTVKQSVASKPNYGVAVPCAPADSTYVNHPNVTIRVLNGTDKSGLGTAVMQALNNDGFSTQGAADFPSSHEFTRTEIRFGKNGIAEAYTLSTEFNDAILRMDDRSDKLVDVIVGSTFNNLKKTNKTTASGQKITSIEGCVTDPSTMKNLPKASSHTAVD from the coding sequence ATGACGGTTCCCAAGCCATTCGATGAACGCCAAGCGCGTAAGCAGTTCATACGCAGGCGTCAAAAGCTGGTGTTCACTATAACGGTGGTAGTTCTTGCCGTAGCCCTGGTACTTTCTCTGCTTGTTGCACTTGGAGGTCTCGGAAAAACGGTGAAGCAATCGGTGGCCAGCAAGCCCAACTACGGCGTTGCCGTACCGTGCGCACCAGCCGATTCCACCTATGTCAACCATCCCAATGTAACGATTCGCGTGCTCAACGGCACTGACAAGTCCGGGCTGGGCACGGCGGTCATGCAAGCTCTGAACAATGACGGCTTCAGCACGCAGGGAGCGGCCGACTTCCCAAGCTCTCACGAGTTTACCCGCACTGAGATTCGTTTCGGAAAGAATGGCATTGCCGAGGCCTATACCCTTTCCACTGAATTCAACGATGCCATTCTTCGCATGGACGATCGTTCCGACAAGCTTGTCGATGTCATCGTCGGTTCAACCTTCAACAATCTGAAGAAGACCAACAAAACGACCGCTTCTGGGCAGAAGATTACTTCTATCGAGGGTTGCGTCACGGATCCGTCCACCATGAAGAATCTGCCAAAGGCCAGCAGCCACACTGCCGTCGACTGA
- the rsmA gene encoding 16S rRNA (adenine(1518)-N(6)/adenine(1519)-N(6))-dimethyltransferase RsmA: MHDTNHLTDHQGSGLLGASDIRRLAAQANISPTKKLGQNFVIDPGTVRRIVHEAGVQAGEHVLEIGPGLGSLTLGLLETGAVVDAIEIDAALAQNLPVTVHEFMPEASGRLTVLNKDALQVEPLDVPGLADGQSFTLVANLPYNVATPVILTLLERFTSLNSLLVMVQKEVADRLVAQPGTKIYGVPSVKLAWYGQAHRAGLVGRNVFWPAPNVDSALVRFQRIPHMHDHGNATAVFAIIDAAFRQRRKTLHAALKGIVHDAAYSLSGIDPRRRGETLTVNEFDALAQAESARPFQEQHNTEATGSDYDAKLS, encoded by the coding sequence ATGCACGACACGAATCATCTTACAGATCATCAAGGCTCAGGTCTGCTGGGAGCTTCTGATATTCGAAGACTTGCGGCACAGGCGAACATCTCGCCAACGAAAAAACTGGGACAGAACTTTGTTATCGATCCCGGAACGGTCAGACGCATCGTTCACGAGGCGGGCGTGCAAGCCGGCGAACACGTTCTTGAAATCGGACCAGGACTGGGTTCGCTGACCCTCGGTCTTCTAGAAACCGGTGCCGTCGTTGATGCCATAGAGATAGATGCCGCACTTGCCCAAAATCTGCCGGTAACTGTTCACGAGTTCATGCCTGAAGCCTCCGGACGGCTGACTGTGCTCAACAAGGACGCATTGCAGGTCGAACCCTTGGACGTGCCTGGATTGGCTGATGGACAGTCTTTCACGCTTGTGGCGAACCTTCCCTATAACGTTGCGACACCTGTGATTCTCACGCTGCTCGAACGTTTCACCTCGCTGAACTCACTGCTGGTAATGGTGCAGAAAGAGGTTGCGGACCGGCTGGTCGCACAGCCAGGAACGAAGATCTATGGCGTGCCCAGCGTGAAGCTTGCCTGGTATGGCCAGGCTCATCGGGCAGGGCTGGTGGGACGGAACGTATTCTGGCCAGCACCCAATGTCGATTCAGCCCTGGTCAGGTTCCAACGGATTCCACACATGCATGACCATGGCAATGCAACTGCCGTTTTTGCCATTATCGATGCGGCTTTCCGCCAGCGACGCAAGACGCTTCACGCTGCATTGAAAGGCATCGTTCACGATGCGGCATACAGCTTGAGTGGTATCGATCCACGGCGACGCGGCGAAACGTTGACTGTCAACGAATTTGATGCCCTTGCTCAGGCTGAATCAGCGCGACCTTTTCAAGAACAGCACAACACAGAGGCAACTGGGTCAGACTATGACGCTAAGCTGAGTTAA